In Harmonia axyridis chromosome X, icHarAxyr1.1, whole genome shotgun sequence, a single window of DNA contains:
- the LOC123686144 gene encoding histone-lysine N-methyltransferase, H3 lysine-79 specific isoform X2, which yields MCTLTLTLHSPAGAEPVSYTWPLTSGRGNDKHDGALEIVETIRWVCEDLPQLKLPLENNILCDYDTRDYESMKNLCDRFNKAIDSLVALEKGTSLPAQRLTYPSRGLLRHILQQTYNAAVTDPEKLNQYEPFSPEVYGETSYDLVCQMIDQIEITPDDVFIDLGSGVGQVVLQMAAATPCKICFGVERAEVPSRYADSMNKNFRAWMRWYGKKYGEYKLIRGDFLTEEHREKINQASIVFVNNFAFGPTVDHQLKERFADLKDGARIVSSKSFCPLNFRITDRNLSDIGTIMHVSEMTPMKGSVSWTGKPVSYYLHVIDRTKLERYFQRLKKPQLKNGEDENSNSRSSRDRSRRDLTKQLPPDSSSDSDFDDQDSNYGPTTRKAWSDYYSNKGKSSQSEDDSKSQTKRQPKKLRRKASRTNNNKTLQEKQNVQQKAVSKPRRGRMKKAKTKKALKINGLDLLHSQTLLSTSPQASGKKLPPAPGCVDQQLTALSSELVHNELDIPPEPENTPYSLQILLDMFRRQYASMMNQMKQPSYRKSIEVDIKREEDINQKLQNRAAQLEKQIKVLIDDSVALLKARMNELGINATSPVDLLAKAKEIVCRHKELQAKASKLQVQVANLEHEQGHHVALRQQEIAKKYSGQEVVTHDLSPNVAHEYILREISATLAHRKKLHNQVSKLEGDIVNLEKSAEDRKQAQILAVRQQPLPLKISRKSRDYRTRSQDWPDVPDIAKIEEQNPEILAQKILETGRKIEASKMSTNKVVHVINNGRSALCNNRGVLRNNMPAPTHASKRLKTTHNVASASNSNNKPHYKNNEPLKIQNFEDRLKSIITSVLNEDHPTRTTKAQTPLPQQSYPSSVFTSAQSNYASHHYNGYSNICVPPKQEDTIKYNSNTIKTTMRPANEDHRSYSHQEALIMDCYKEDPPKRSPQVAKPANNEQPDYTQVSPAKLALRRHLSQEKLQAQHQTFAQPETMMANRTIGDLMSSEIERTLEISNQSIINAAVDMSDIQGTTTLTSRSVVNVNLPPRPERVNVKAPNNEVNQTKDSEPMRQVYSPISRPSSTEGLEGLAYVHSYNKVNSTLNIQNYSATQQSTSPRPVQYSPRTTVLYPPPNQSRSNSTIYSSDYTPVTRAELKPYNEPYFNDLKPPLSMENENTFVAEGLAASLQARVLNGSQIKEESDLYERRNFTSSVPLYQENAPNNCQYKRESPLIQNHVRSIPKRVEYKEPQTVKETPSEVRPNVVPLSTEQSTERRKCSDEADVEIEEEAEESKWQDRISSGFDRLVAFASTELDKRRRSTEGSDSCNTSPDSGIGHSGDITTVVQPAPTKQVIKMNTNPKPTLFKMPISKAYHLESPPIGDSNSEEIGPPRTPSPSSPPNVPMSFSPEQSYVAENKVARLNPALLKYQRHTEDRKNRHDQHYKKKFYYREQWRHEWQRSSEPIKDKFRPKGKDWDWNRDQNNYHLDDWHNDSYSWRH from the exons ATGTGTACCCTTACCCTCACATTGCATTCTCCCGCGGGTGCTGAACCTGTTTCATACACTTGGCCTTTGACTTCAGGACGAGGAAAT GATAAACATGATGGTGCACTTGAAATTGTCGAAACAATACGTTGGGTTTGCGAAGATCTGCCACAACTTAAACTGCCattggaaaataatatattatgtgACTATGACACCAGGGACTATGAGAGTATGAAAAACCTATGTGACCGTTTCAATAAAGCAATCGATAGTCTAGTTGCATTG GAGAAGGGTACATCACTGCCAGCTCAAAGACTTACGTATCCTTCCCGTGGGTTATTACGTCATATTCTTCAGCAAACATACAATGCTGCCGTTAcagatccagaaaaactgaatcaATATGAACCATTCTCACCAGAAGTCTATGGTGAAACTTCCTATGATTTAGTTTGCCAAATGAtcgatcaaattgaaataactcCAGATGATGTGTTCATTGACTTGGGTTCGGGTGTGGGGCAAGTTGTCCTTCAGATGGCAGCTGCAACCCCTTGCAAAATTTGCTTTGGTGTTGAGAGAGCAGAAGTTCCTAGCCGCTATGCGGACTCTATGAATAAAAACTTCAGGGCCTGGATGAGGTGGTATGGGAAGAAGTATGGTGAATACAAGTTGATCAGGGGTGATTTTTTGACTGAAGAGCATCGTGAGAAAATAAATCAAGCCAGCATTGTGTTCGTGAATAACTTCGCCTTTGGACCTACTGTGGATCATCAACTCAAAGAGAGATTTGCCGATCTGAAAGATGGGGCCCGCATTGTGTCATCTAAAAGCTTCTGCCCTTTGAATTTCCGTATAACGGATAGGAATCTTAGTGATATCGGTACAATTATGCATGTATCGGAAATGACACCCATGAAAGGTTCCGTTTCATGGACCGGCAAACCAGTGTCCTATTATTTGCATGTTATCGATAGAACTAAACTGGAACGTTATTTTCAACGTCTCAAGAAGCCCCAGTTGAAG aATGGCGAGGATGAGAATTCAAATAGCAGGAGTTCAAGGGATCGCTCAAGGAGGGATTTAACAAAACAACTACCTCCAGATTCGTCGTCAGATTCTGATTTCGACGATCAAGACAGTAATTATGGACCTACTACGCGTAAAGCCTGGTCTGATTACTATTCCAATAAAGGCAAGAGCAGTCAATCTGAAGATGATAGCAAG AGCCAAACAAAAAGACAGCCTAAGAAGTTGAGGAGGAAAGCATCTAGAACTAACAATAATAAAACCTTAcaagaaaaacaaaatgttcaacaGAAGGCCGTTTCAAAGCCACGTCGTGGAAGAATGAAGAAAGCTAAAACCAAGAAAGCTTTGAAGATCAATGGATTGGATCTCTTGCACAGCCAAACCTTACTCAGTACCTCTCCTCAAG CATCAGGTAAAAAACTTCCTCCTGCTCCAGGATGTGTTGATCAACAGCTGACTGCATTGAGTTCAGAACTTGTTCATAATGAACTAGATATTCCTCCTGAACCAGAAAACACCCCCTACAGTCTTCAAATTCTACTTGATATGTTCAGACGTCAATATGCTTCAATGATGAACCAAATGAAGCAGCCTAGTTACAGGAAATCGATAGAAGTGGATATTAAACGAGAGGAAGATATCAACCAGAAGTTGCAAAATAGGGCGGCCCAATTGGAGAAGCAAATAAAAGTTTTAATTGACGACAGTGTTGCATTATTGAAGGCTAGAATGAATGAACTGGGAATAAATGCTACTTCTCCTGTGGATCTCCTTGCTAAGGCTAAAGAAATTGTATGTCGACACAAAGAACTGCAAGCTAAAGCTAGCAAACTGCAGGTTCAGGTTGCAAATTTGGAACATGAACAAGGCCATCATGTGGCGCTGAGGCAGCAAGAAATAGCGAAGAAATATTCGGGACAAGAAGTAGTTACTCATGATTTGTCTCCAAACGTTGCCCATGAATATATACTTCGAGAGATATCAGCAACATTAGCACATCGGAAAAAGCTGCATAACCAAGTTTCCAAACTAGAAGGGGACATTGTTAACCTAGAGAAATCAGCTGAAGATAGGAAGCAAGCGCAAATATTAGCTGTAAGACAACAACCTCTTCCTCTGAAAATCTCAAGAAAATCTAGGGATTACAGGACTCGTTCCCAAGATTGGCCAGATGTTCCGGATATTGCCAAAATCGAAGAACAAAATCCCGAAATATTGGCACAAAAGATTTTAGAAACTGGTCGCAAAATTGAAGCCAGCAAAATGTCTACAAATAAGGTGGTTCATGTTATAAATAATGGTCGATCAGCTTTGTGCAACAACAGGGGTGTATTGAGGAATAATATGCCAGCTCCAACGCATGCGTCCAAGAGGTTAAAAACAACCCACAACGTTGCTTCTGCATCTAATTCCAATAATAAGCCACATTACAAGAATAACGAGCCATTAAAGATTCAAAACTTCGAGGATCGTCTGAAGAGCATCATTACTTCAGTTTTGAACGAAGACCATCCAACAAGAACAACCAAAGCACAAACCCCTTTGCCTCAACAAAGTTATCCTTCTTCAGTATTTACTTCTGCCCAGTCCAACTATGCTTCACATCATTACAACGGTTATTCAAACATTTGTGTCCCCCCCAAACAGGAAGATACCATCAAATATAATAGTAACACTATAAAAACCACAATGAGACCGGCAAATGAAGATCATCGTTCTTATTCTCACCAGGAAGCCTTGATTATGGATTGTTATAAGGAGGATCCTCCCAAACGTTCACCCCAAGTTGCCAAACCCGCAAATAACGAACAGCCTGATTACACACAAGTGTCACCTGCAAAGCTGGCTTTGAGGAGGCATCTGTCACAAGAGAAACTGCAGGCTCAACATCAGACATTTGCACAACCTGAAACAATGATGGCTAACAGAACGATAGGTGATTTGATGTCTAGTGAAATTGAGCGAACTTTGGAGATCTCAAATCAGTCCATTATCAATGCTGCTGTAGATATGAGTGATATTCAAGGGACGACTACCTTAACTTCTAGGTCGGTTGTGAATGTCAATCTGCCTCCGAGACCTGAACGAGTTAATGTGAAAGCCCCCAATAATGAGGTTAATCAAACCAAAGATTCAGAGCCTATGAGACAGGTGTACAGTCCTATTTCAAGACCTTCGTCTACTGAAGGCTTAGAGGGGCTGGCTTATGTCCATTCCTACAATAAAGTTAATAGCACTcttaatattcaaaattatagtGCAACCCAGCAATCTACATCGCCAAGACCAGTGCAATATTCACCAAGAACAACAGTGTTATATCCTCCTCCGAACCAATCCAGATCAAACTCTACAATTTATTCTTCAGATTACACACCTGTAACTAGAGCAGAATTGAAGCCATACAACGAACCttatttcaatgatttaaaACCACCACTGAGTATGGAAAATGAAAATACTTTTGTAGCTGAAGGTTTGGCTGCAAGTTTGCAAGCGAGGGTATTAAATGGGTCACAAATTAAAGAAGAGTCTGATCTATATGAAAGGAGAAACTTTACCTCTTCTGTACCTCTGTATCAAGAAAATGCTCCAAACAATTGTCAGTACAAACGGGAGTCTCCTCTTATCCAGAATCATGTCAGAAGTATTCCCAAGCGAGTTGAATATAAAGAACCCCAAACTGTCAAGGAAACGCCGTCTGAAGTTCGCCCTAATGTTGTTCCCTTATCAACTGAACAATCGACAGAAAGAAGAAAATGCTCAGATGAAG CGGATGTTGAAATAGAAGAAGAAGCCGAAGAATCGAAATGGCAAGATAGAATCAGTTCCGGCTTTGACCGTTTGGTAGCTTTTGCGTCAACGGAACTGGATAAACGGAGACGATCGACTGAGGGTAGTGACAGTTGCAACACATCCCCAGATTCTGGTATCGGACACAGCGGTGATATCACCACTGTTGTTCAACCAGCTCCAACTAAGCAAGTTATTAAGATGAACACGAACCCAAAaccaacattattcaaaatgccTATAAGTAAAGCATATCATTTAGAAAGTCCACCTATTGGCGACAGTAACTCTGAGGAAATTGGCCCTCCCAGAACACCATCTCCATCTTCACCTCCTAATGTGCCAATGTCGTTCAGTCCTGAACAAAGTTACGTAGCAGAGAATAAGGTGGCGCGTTTAAACCCAGCGTTGTTGAAATATCAACGCCATACGGAAGACAGGAAGAACAGGCACGATCAGCACTACAAGAAGAAGTTCTACTATAGAGAACAGTGGAGACATGAATGGCAGAGAAGTTCGGAACCTATCAAAGATAAATTCCGTCCAAAAGGAAAAGATTGGGACTGGAACAGAGATCAAAATAACTATCATCTAGACGACTGGCATAACGATTCATATTCATGGCGTCATTGA
- the LOC123686144 gene encoding histone-lysine N-methyltransferase, H3 lysine-79 specific isoform X1, with protein sequence MCTLTLTLHSPAGAEPVSYTWPLTSGRGNDKHDGALEIVETIRWVCEDLPQLKLPLENNILCDYDTRDYESMKNLCDRFNKAIDSLVALEKGTSLPAQRLTYPSRGLLRHILQQTYNAAVTDPEKLNQYEPFSPEVYGETSYDLVCQMIDQIEITPDDVFIDLGSGVGQVVLQMAAATPCKICFGVERAEVPSRYADSMNKNFRAWMRWYGKKYGEYKLIRGDFLTEEHREKINQASIVFVNNFAFGPTVDHQLKERFADLKDGARIVSSKSFCPLNFRITDRNLSDIGTIMHVSEMTPMKGSVSWTGKPVSYYLHVIDRTKLERYFQRLKKPQLKNGEDENSNSRSSRDRSRRDLTKQLPPDSSSDSDFDDQDSNYGPTTRKAWSDYYSNKGKSSQSEDDSKSQTKRQPKKLRRKASRTNNNKTLQEKQNVQQKAVSKPRRGRMKKAKTKKALKINGLDLLHSQTLLSTSPQASGKKLPPAPGCVDQQLTALSSELVHNELDIPPEPENTPYSLQILLDMFRRQYASMMNQMKQPSYRKSIEVDIKREEDINQKLQNRAAQLEKQIKVLIDDSVALLKARMNELGINATSPVDLLAKAKEIVCRHKELQAKASKLQVQVANLEHEQGHHVALRQQEIAKKYSGQEVVTHDLSPNVAHEYILREISATLAHRKKLHNQVSKLEGDIVNLEKSAEDRKQAQILAVRQQPLPLKISRKSRDYRTRSQDWPDVPDIAKIEEQNPEILAQKILETGRKIEASKMSTNKVVHVINNGRSALCNNRGVLRNNMPAPTHASKRLKTTHNVASASNSNNKPHYKNNEPLKIQNFEDRLKSIITSVLNEDHPTRTTKAQTPLPQQSYPSSVFTSAQSNYASHHYNGYSNICVPPKQEDTIKYNSNTIKTTMRPANEDHRSYSHQEALIMDCYKEDPPKRSPQVAKPANNEQPDYTQVSPAKLALRRHLSQEKLQAQHQTFAQPETMMANRTIGDLMSSEIERTLEISNQSIINAAVDMSDIQGTTTLTSRSVVNVNLPPRPERVNVKAPNNEVNQTKDSEPMRQVYSPISRPSSTEGLEGLAYVHSYNKVNSTLNIQNYSATQQSTSPRPVQYSPRTTVLYPPPNQSRSNSTIYSSDYTPVTRAELKPYNEPYFNDLKPPLSMENENTFVAEGLAASLQARVLNGSQIKEESDLYERRNFTSSVPLYQENAPNNCQYKRESPLIQNHVRSIPKRVEYKEPQTVKETPSEVRPNVVPLSTEQSTERRKCSDEVYFHFSKSEGIYADVEIEEEAEESKWQDRISSGFDRLVAFASTELDKRRRSTEGSDSCNTSPDSGIGHSGDITTVVQPAPTKQVIKMNTNPKPTLFKMPISKAYHLESPPIGDSNSEEIGPPRTPSPSSPPNVPMSFSPEQSYVAENKVARLNPALLKYQRHTEDRKNRHDQHYKKKFYYREQWRHEWQRSSEPIKDKFRPKGKDWDWNRDQNNYHLDDWHNDSYSWRH encoded by the exons ATGTGTACCCTTACCCTCACATTGCATTCTCCCGCGGGTGCTGAACCTGTTTCATACACTTGGCCTTTGACTTCAGGACGAGGAAAT GATAAACATGATGGTGCACTTGAAATTGTCGAAACAATACGTTGGGTTTGCGAAGATCTGCCACAACTTAAACTGCCattggaaaataatatattatgtgACTATGACACCAGGGACTATGAGAGTATGAAAAACCTATGTGACCGTTTCAATAAAGCAATCGATAGTCTAGTTGCATTG GAGAAGGGTACATCACTGCCAGCTCAAAGACTTACGTATCCTTCCCGTGGGTTATTACGTCATATTCTTCAGCAAACATACAATGCTGCCGTTAcagatccagaaaaactgaatcaATATGAACCATTCTCACCAGAAGTCTATGGTGAAACTTCCTATGATTTAGTTTGCCAAATGAtcgatcaaattgaaataactcCAGATGATGTGTTCATTGACTTGGGTTCGGGTGTGGGGCAAGTTGTCCTTCAGATGGCAGCTGCAACCCCTTGCAAAATTTGCTTTGGTGTTGAGAGAGCAGAAGTTCCTAGCCGCTATGCGGACTCTATGAATAAAAACTTCAGGGCCTGGATGAGGTGGTATGGGAAGAAGTATGGTGAATACAAGTTGATCAGGGGTGATTTTTTGACTGAAGAGCATCGTGAGAAAATAAATCAAGCCAGCATTGTGTTCGTGAATAACTTCGCCTTTGGACCTACTGTGGATCATCAACTCAAAGAGAGATTTGCCGATCTGAAAGATGGGGCCCGCATTGTGTCATCTAAAAGCTTCTGCCCTTTGAATTTCCGTATAACGGATAGGAATCTTAGTGATATCGGTACAATTATGCATGTATCGGAAATGACACCCATGAAAGGTTCCGTTTCATGGACCGGCAAACCAGTGTCCTATTATTTGCATGTTATCGATAGAACTAAACTGGAACGTTATTTTCAACGTCTCAAGAAGCCCCAGTTGAAG aATGGCGAGGATGAGAATTCAAATAGCAGGAGTTCAAGGGATCGCTCAAGGAGGGATTTAACAAAACAACTACCTCCAGATTCGTCGTCAGATTCTGATTTCGACGATCAAGACAGTAATTATGGACCTACTACGCGTAAAGCCTGGTCTGATTACTATTCCAATAAAGGCAAGAGCAGTCAATCTGAAGATGATAGCAAG AGCCAAACAAAAAGACAGCCTAAGAAGTTGAGGAGGAAAGCATCTAGAACTAACAATAATAAAACCTTAcaagaaaaacaaaatgttcaacaGAAGGCCGTTTCAAAGCCACGTCGTGGAAGAATGAAGAAAGCTAAAACCAAGAAAGCTTTGAAGATCAATGGATTGGATCTCTTGCACAGCCAAACCTTACTCAGTACCTCTCCTCAAG CATCAGGTAAAAAACTTCCTCCTGCTCCAGGATGTGTTGATCAACAGCTGACTGCATTGAGTTCAGAACTTGTTCATAATGAACTAGATATTCCTCCTGAACCAGAAAACACCCCCTACAGTCTTCAAATTCTACTTGATATGTTCAGACGTCAATATGCTTCAATGATGAACCAAATGAAGCAGCCTAGTTACAGGAAATCGATAGAAGTGGATATTAAACGAGAGGAAGATATCAACCAGAAGTTGCAAAATAGGGCGGCCCAATTGGAGAAGCAAATAAAAGTTTTAATTGACGACAGTGTTGCATTATTGAAGGCTAGAATGAATGAACTGGGAATAAATGCTACTTCTCCTGTGGATCTCCTTGCTAAGGCTAAAGAAATTGTATGTCGACACAAAGAACTGCAAGCTAAAGCTAGCAAACTGCAGGTTCAGGTTGCAAATTTGGAACATGAACAAGGCCATCATGTGGCGCTGAGGCAGCAAGAAATAGCGAAGAAATATTCGGGACAAGAAGTAGTTACTCATGATTTGTCTCCAAACGTTGCCCATGAATATATACTTCGAGAGATATCAGCAACATTAGCACATCGGAAAAAGCTGCATAACCAAGTTTCCAAACTAGAAGGGGACATTGTTAACCTAGAGAAATCAGCTGAAGATAGGAAGCAAGCGCAAATATTAGCTGTAAGACAACAACCTCTTCCTCTGAAAATCTCAAGAAAATCTAGGGATTACAGGACTCGTTCCCAAGATTGGCCAGATGTTCCGGATATTGCCAAAATCGAAGAACAAAATCCCGAAATATTGGCACAAAAGATTTTAGAAACTGGTCGCAAAATTGAAGCCAGCAAAATGTCTACAAATAAGGTGGTTCATGTTATAAATAATGGTCGATCAGCTTTGTGCAACAACAGGGGTGTATTGAGGAATAATATGCCAGCTCCAACGCATGCGTCCAAGAGGTTAAAAACAACCCACAACGTTGCTTCTGCATCTAATTCCAATAATAAGCCACATTACAAGAATAACGAGCCATTAAAGATTCAAAACTTCGAGGATCGTCTGAAGAGCATCATTACTTCAGTTTTGAACGAAGACCATCCAACAAGAACAACCAAAGCACAAACCCCTTTGCCTCAACAAAGTTATCCTTCTTCAGTATTTACTTCTGCCCAGTCCAACTATGCTTCACATCATTACAACGGTTATTCAAACATTTGTGTCCCCCCCAAACAGGAAGATACCATCAAATATAATAGTAACACTATAAAAACCACAATGAGACCGGCAAATGAAGATCATCGTTCTTATTCTCACCAGGAAGCCTTGATTATGGATTGTTATAAGGAGGATCCTCCCAAACGTTCACCCCAAGTTGCCAAACCCGCAAATAACGAACAGCCTGATTACACACAAGTGTCACCTGCAAAGCTGGCTTTGAGGAGGCATCTGTCACAAGAGAAACTGCAGGCTCAACATCAGACATTTGCACAACCTGAAACAATGATGGCTAACAGAACGATAGGTGATTTGATGTCTAGTGAAATTGAGCGAACTTTGGAGATCTCAAATCAGTCCATTATCAATGCTGCTGTAGATATGAGTGATATTCAAGGGACGACTACCTTAACTTCTAGGTCGGTTGTGAATGTCAATCTGCCTCCGAGACCTGAACGAGTTAATGTGAAAGCCCCCAATAATGAGGTTAATCAAACCAAAGATTCAGAGCCTATGAGACAGGTGTACAGTCCTATTTCAAGACCTTCGTCTACTGAAGGCTTAGAGGGGCTGGCTTATGTCCATTCCTACAATAAAGTTAATAGCACTcttaatattcaaaattatagtGCAACCCAGCAATCTACATCGCCAAGACCAGTGCAATATTCACCAAGAACAACAGTGTTATATCCTCCTCCGAACCAATCCAGATCAAACTCTACAATTTATTCTTCAGATTACACACCTGTAACTAGAGCAGAATTGAAGCCATACAACGAACCttatttcaatgatttaaaACCACCACTGAGTATGGAAAATGAAAATACTTTTGTAGCTGAAGGTTTGGCTGCAAGTTTGCAAGCGAGGGTATTAAATGGGTCACAAATTAAAGAAGAGTCTGATCTATATGAAAGGAGAAACTTTACCTCTTCTGTACCTCTGTATCAAGAAAATGCTCCAAACAATTGTCAGTACAAACGGGAGTCTCCTCTTATCCAGAATCATGTCAGAAGTATTCCCAAGCGAGTTGAATATAAAGAACCCCAAACTGTCAAGGAAACGCCGTCTGAAGTTCGCCCTAATGTTGTTCCCTTATCAACTGAACAATCGACAGAAAGAAGAAAATGCTCAGATGAAG TGTACTTCCACTTTTCAAAAAGTGAAGGGATATATG CGGATGTTGAAATAGAAGAAGAAGCCGAAGAATCGAAATGGCAAGATAGAATCAGTTCCGGCTTTGACCGTTTGGTAGCTTTTGCGTCAACGGAACTGGATAAACGGAGACGATCGACTGAGGGTAGTGACAGTTGCAACACATCCCCAGATTCTGGTATCGGACACAGCGGTGATATCACCACTGTTGTTCAACCAGCTCCAACTAAGCAAGTTATTAAGATGAACACGAACCCAAAaccaacattattcaaaatgccTATAAGTAAAGCATATCATTTAGAAAGTCCACCTATTGGCGACAGTAACTCTGAGGAAATTGGCCCTCCCAGAACACCATCTCCATCTTCACCTCCTAATGTGCCAATGTCGTTCAGTCCTGAACAAAGTTACGTAGCAGAGAATAAGGTGGCGCGTTTAAACCCAGCGTTGTTGAAATATCAACGCCATACGGAAGACAGGAAGAACAGGCACGATCAGCACTACAAGAAGAAGTTCTACTATAGAGAACAGTGGAGACATGAATGGCAGAGAAGTTCGGAACCTATCAAAGATAAATTCCGTCCAAAAGGAAAAGATTGGGACTGGAACAGAGATCAAAATAACTATCATCTAGACGACTGGCATAACGATTCATATTCATGGCGTCATTGA